TTGGCTGGTTTAGGGTGTAGGAATTTGACTCTTTCCTCTCGCTTTACTGCCTCCCCACAGCCATGGACCTCCGGCAATCCGTGTTTGAAGCAAAATCGTTTACGGCATAGCTCACAATCTTGGCCcataagttttgtttttgttttgcatcgCGAGTAATCGCATAAGTTATCTACATCTTTTACTGCAGTCAATACATCATCTAACTTTAAATTTACGACTTCTGTGGGAATGCGTTCTAAAAGCTCTAAGGTATTATTGGTGCCATAGTTAGGACGAGTTTTTCCTGGCGCTATTGGAAAAAGTGGTTCATCTAGAGCCGCTTCGGTagagtttgaattttttgatgtcGAATCGGAAGGAACTGTCttatttttattacctaaaagtaaatattaataatttctcttTGTGAGCTtatttaaatcatttattttcacccttcttttccatttgtttccaaaatttttgtttacactcgaaatgaaaatattaaccaaatacAGCTGATTTTGAGAACGAAAGTCGACTATTAATTCTACAGGGTGACATTTAAGCAGAAAACtcaatatttgtttgaaatattttaaaaaaattcacagtAGAGAACGTTTTCTACATTAAACTTTTCGTTTTCAATTTAGAGATTTTTGTGTCACTAACAGAATttcaaaatcgtctcaagtctcaaaaattgtctctgatttaaaaattcaaatttagagATTTGTGACAGGGTGAGAGCgctatatagtggttatttattatatggggaaactatttaaatcttttttaagCATATtagaacaaatgtttttcaccttttaatacccaataaaaggatttaagcttgttagctctcattcattaaatgtttttaatcattttccatttccatacctttaaatttcacaaatttatttaattttcattgtataaaattatttataagtggtcttgaacgatgcaacaaatcccttcgtttacatatttttttcgtaaggtttcattatttctattacactaatttattttatgtaataacACTTTGAAGAATTGTAGAAGACAAAACTGTGAATTCTGggcgaataatttttttttttattatgaaaagttAATTAACAATGTCCTTAAATAGTTTATCAACTCGTTGCTCTTTATTCGCATGAAAGCTAGCTTTCCATTGCGTCGCCGACAGTCTGTAGGTTTCAACACGGAATTTGTTGTAAAGTAATCTACCGAATGGTGTACTCTTTAGCATGTTTGTTTTATCTGCTAGTTCTTTTACTATACGCGCTTTCTGGGTCTCTTGTGCAGCCACAAAGCAACTGTCCACAACTCGTGAACCGAACTTAGAGGTGGCTAAGTCCACATAAAAACCCTCCATGTATCTAATGAACTTCTCTCGAGATTTCTCGCCTATATATTTACTTTGCAGGAACGCATCAACGATATGTGAACCATTTGGTGTATTAAATATGGTCACTAGTTGTTCGGCAGGTGTGTCCAATATACAGTTGACCAAAAAAATAGGCTTattgaatcgcaaaatgtgttgaacAATAAGTGAGCCATGAAGATGTACGAAAGCGCTGTTGTCTGCATTTGTTACTTCATACGGCTTCAATTTGATTAAACAATGAAAgaaacttttaactttttgctTATCGTTCGCCGGTGTGTGAAGCGCTGTTTGTAACGATACTATACTTTGAGCTTGTTTCGAACCGATGCGTAGACAGGCGCCAACAAGCGTCTCTACTACACCAGTATGCCCAATTTTCAGTAGATCTTCAATGTCATTAACTAGTTCGTTGAACACGTTTTCAAAATCTTCCTTTTCTTTAATATGTTGCAAAAGCTTTTGCACGGCGAAATTAGTTAATTGTTCTTTAGCTAATAGGGATAAGCGTCCAGTAAAGAGCATTGCATAAAGTTGAGTCAATAATTTTGGACCAGCTATAGTGATCAAAGTTTCCAATAAAATAACGGATGATTGGTATTCAAAAACCTTTGGTAACTTAACAGTAGGTTTTTCTTCTTCCGCGCCTTCGGCATTTTTACTCGCAACTTCCTCAACTTTCTCCGACGACTCTTCGTCGTCGTccaatatttctattttcttaTCCTTTTCTTCGTCACTTTGCTCAACTTTAAGGAATGCttccattaatattttttttccaaaatgtttcaaaagttGTTTGTCTGTTGCGCGTAGTGCAATACAAATTACTCCTAGTAGAGCTGAGGATAGTTCTTGGTATGGAAAATCTGAGAATTGAGGCCACATTTCTAATCGTTGTGGAAATTCCTTTAGCACATCCAACCACTCATCTGGTACATTGTacagttttcgattttttgccATGTCAGCACCACCCTTCTCGAACGCAACCTTTGCCACATGTACACCGGCCAAGCTGAGGATACTAGTTCTCATAATATGATTAGCACAGGGGTCCCAAACGAAATCTTCCAAATTGTTAAGTAAGAATTTACTCACACGATCGACAAACTTGCTGCACTGCTTACGGTGGTCAGCGCTAAAGTCAGATTCAGCGTTATACGATTCTTCACTAAAAGCTGTCACTTCAGTTTTAAGCCGTTTCGGTGCAGATGGTTGATCCGCTGCATTTGTATTATCATCGGCTTCACCTGCATTTTTTAGGCTCGCTTTTCCTAAAGCTCTCAAAAAGGCTATTTCaaccattttttgtaaaacgTGTGATGCAAAGCGGTCGGAACAGATCGGCCGAAAATTATCAGCAAATACATTAAAGAAACGTTCCAAATTTTCTGCGTCCACAAACCCAATCAACGACTCGAGCACTTTACACACAATTTGATTGGATGCCAAATGAATCTCTTGTTCATTCGTTTGTGCAAATACGTTGTTAGCCATATTAACTATAAATAAGAAGCGGTAAAATGTAATATGttccaaaaacaaacaaatatacctTTTTCTTCGACATCCTCGAATCCATTTTTCATTGCatccaaaatattaatgaagTAATTGTATTGATCATCATCAATGTGGGTACCGCGACCATAAATACCTTGTTTGGCAAAACCCTTTGCATTTCGAAGAAATCtactatttttcttctttttcctcTGACGCTTTTTATTTTGGTCGACTGCAAAACCATTAACTTCGGACTCCATACTTGTATTAAATGGAATTTTagcttaattattttcaattgcaAATGTATAGAACgtgttttaacaaaataaactgTCAATAGCCATagcaaaataaactgaaaaacgTGCAAACATCAATGCTGAAGTGCTGAATACAATaccgacgacagacgacaaacgacatctgtcaaatattaaaatacccactttcttatggacactgttgttttgacagctgcacgactacacgactgtaggccgacagttttcgttctcgctaacttcaatattagCTAATTGGCATAAAATAgctatatttgtaaaataacgtcaagtttgttagagctgtgaataattttacattttacatattagtggcatcaccactcttcctcatctctctatcttccattctactgtcaactctactgtcgtcctactgtcgttggcaaatataggagaatattgaagttagcgagaacgacaactgtcggcctacagtcgtgtagtcgtgcagctgtcaaaataacagtgtccataagaacgtgtgaattttaatatttgacagatgtcgtttgtcgtctgtcgtggTATTGTATTCAGCACTTCATCAAAGTGTTGCCAAGTTTATGATGGAAATGCAGCACAAGAGAACGTAAACTAATTTACGTTCTCTGACTGCGCCGGCAAATGTTTTGTTTGCGCATGAAAAATTAGTCGGTAGGCAGCTATTTgtgtattataattttacatttttaataaattctctacaaatttatttgatcattttatattttatagatttCCCGACAATAACGCCAGTTGTTCATCATGTTTTCACTGTGTAAACAGTCACATCCCGCTACTGGAGTGGAATTTGCAATTTGCTGTCATTTCTTCAACAACTTTGAGGAGAACCTCGTCGCAGCAGGTGCAAATATACTCAAGGTATATCGTATATTCCCTCATCTAGATGCTGCTCAACGccaaaaattgctaaatatcaATGACTTACGTACACCTCCGAAAATGCGCCTAGAATGTTTGGCGACCTATACGCTTTATGGTAACGTGATGTCATTGCAGAGCGTGTCGTTGGCAGGATCACTACGCGATGCACTActtataagttttaaagatGCCAAGTTATCGGTAGTACAGCATGATCCCGATACGTTTGCACTAAAAACACTTTCACTGCACTTTTTCGAAGAGGATGACGTCCGTGGTGGATGGACAGGACGCTACTTTATACCAATGGTACGAGTTGACCCAGACTCTCGGTGCGCTGTAATGCTGGTTTATGGTAAACAGTTGGTGGTGTTACCCTTTCGAAAGGATAATAGTTTAGATGAGATCGAGCTTGCGGATGTGAAACCCATAAAGAAAACACCTACAGCACTAGTTGCTCGTACTCCAATATTAGCTTCCTACTTAATAGCACTTCGCGAACTTGACGAAAAAATTGACAATGtattagatttacaatttttatacggCTATTATGAACCAACACTGCTGATTCTCTACGAACCAGTAAGAACATTTGCTGGACGTGTCTGTGTACGATCCGATACGTGTGTACTAGTAgccatttcattaaatattcaaCAACGAGTGCACCCAGTAATCTGGACAGTTACTGGTTTGCCATTTGATTGTCTTCAAGTTTTCCCAATACAGAAGCCAATAGGCGGCTGCCTCGTCACAACCGTGAATTCCATAATTTATCTAAATCAGAGTGTGCCGCCGTATGGTGTGAGTTTAAATAGCTCAGCAGATCATAGCACAAGCTTCCCTCTCAAGCCACAAGACGGGGTACGGATCTCACTTGATGCAGCCAATCTTACATTTATTGATATTGATAAACTAGTGATCTCGCTTAAAGGTGGTGAACTGTATGTGCTGACCTTATGCGTTGACTCCATGCGCACGGTTCGAAATTTCCATTTCCATAAGGCAGCTGCTAGTGTTCTGACcagttgtatgtgtgtttgtcaatcagaatatttgtttttgggtTCAAGATTGGGAAATTCGTTATTGCTGCATTTTACTGAAGAGGATCAGAGTACTGTTATAACGTTGGACGAGGTGGAAACAAACGATGCTAACGCTGCAGTTAACGACGAATCTGTACCTAAAGCGAGGCGTATCGAAGACGAAGAGTTGGAGGTAAAAGTATTGATTTaattataacatttaaaaattaattgttccCCGCTTTTTAGGTATATGGAACCGGTGCTAAAACATCGGTTCAGTTGCGGAAATACATTTTCGAAGTTTGCGATAGTTTGCTAAATGTGGGACCAATAAACTTCATGTGTGCTGGCGAACGTGTTGAATTTGAGGAAGACGGTGTTACATTACGTCCGCACGTAGAAAACTTAGCTGAGCTAAAAATTGAAGTCGTTGCTTCCAGTGGTCACAACAAGAACGGCGCTTTATGTGTCTTCGTAAATTGCATTACACCCCAAATTATTACTAGTTTTGAGCTGGAAGGTTGTCTAGATGTATGGACTGTGTATGACGATGCTAGTAAAAAGTCTACACGTCACGATCATCATGACTTTATGATATTATCGCAACGCTCATCATCTCTAGTATTGCAGACGGGCGATGAGATCAACGAGATCGAAAATACCGGCTTCAGCTGTCAACAACCAACTATATTCGTGGGTAACCTAGGACAAAATCGTTTCATTATACAAGCAACAACACGTAACGTCAGACTGCTGCAAGGAACGCGCCTCATACAAAATGTACCCATCGATGTGGGCTCACCGGTAGTGCAAGTCTCAACTGCCGATCCCTATGTTTGTTTACGTGTACTAAATGGACAAGTTATCACATTGGCTTTACGTGAGACTAAAGGTAGTCCACGTCTTGCAATCAATAAGAATACAATCAGTAGTGTGCCTGCTGTGATTGCAATAGCTGCATACAAAGATATATCTGGCTTATTCACAGCTAAGTCGGATGATGTACTCAATCTCACAGGCAGTAATGGCAATTCATTGTATGCTGGTTTGGGATACATGAAAGCGGAGCCGCATATGAAAATCGAAGATGAAGAAGATCTGCTATATGGTGAATCTGGCAACGCCTTCAAGATGAACAGTCTGGCCGATCTTGCAAAACaatccaaacaaaaaaatactgatTGGTGGCGCCGTTTGCTGCCTCAAATAAAACCATCTTACTGGCTGATCACGGCTCGTGAATCGGGCACTTTGGAAATATATTCTATGCCCGATATGAAGTTAATGTATCTAGTTAATGATGTGGGCAATGGCGGTATGGTGCTTAGCGACTCAATGGAGTTCGTGCCAGTGCCACTAAGCAACCAGGAGAACAGTAAAACTGGCATACTTTTGAATTGTATGCCACAGCATGCAAATTCGCCTTTGGCACTGGAAATCAGCATGGTTGGCTTGGGAAATCAGGGCATGCGTCCACTACTTTTAATACGTACGCGACTGGAATTGCTAATCTATCAAGTGTTTCGCTATCCCAAAGGTCATTTAAAAATACGTTTCAGAAAACTAGAAACACTCAATATGTTGGACGTGCAACCAACTAGTATGGAAGTAGATGATTTGGAAAGCGAACTTGAATCGTATAATTTACAAGAGCGTTATGTTAGCAAATTACGTTATTTTGCCAACATTAGTGGGCA
This genomic window from Bactrocera dorsalis isolate Fly_Bdor unplaced genomic scaffold, ASM2337382v1 BdCtg271, whole genome shotgun sequence contains:
- the LOC105224530 gene encoding DNA-binding protein SMUBP-2; translated protein: MEKKGNKNKTVPSDSTSKNSNSTEAALDEPLFPIAPGKTRPNYGTNNTLELLERIPTEVVNLKLDDVLTAVKDVDNLCDYSRCKTKTKLMGQDCELCRKRFCFKHGLPEVHGCGEAVKREERVKFLHPKPAKTVREEADLAQAKKKLQAKLKDMQVGRMQKVNGGPPMVVKGDKGGADGNGAGGGKGAKRKKGK
- the LOC105224534 gene encoding cleavage and polyadenylation specificity factor subunit 1, yielding MFSLCKQSHPATGVEFAICCHFFNNFEENLVAAGANILKVYRIFPHLDAAQRQKLLNINDLRTPPKMRLECLATYTLYGNVMSLQSVSLAGSLRDALLISFKDAKLSVVQHDPDTFALKTLSLHFFEEDDVRGGWTGRYFIPMVRVDPDSRCAVMLVYGKQLVVLPFRKDNSLDEIELADVKPIKKTPTALVARTPILASYLIALRELDEKIDNVLDLQFLYGYYEPTLLILYEPVRTFAGRVCVRSDTCVLVAISLNIQQRVHPVIWTVTGLPFDCLQVFPIQKPIGGCLVTTVNSIIYLNQSVPPYGVSLNSSADHSTSFPLKPQDGVRISLDAANLTFIDIDKLVISLKGGELYVLTLCVDSMRTVRNFHFHKAAASVLTSCMCVCQSEYLFLGSRLGNSLLLHFTEEDQSTVITLDEVETNDANAAVNDESVPKARRIEDEELEVYGTGAKTSVQLRKYIFEVCDSLLNVGPINFMCAGERVEFEEDGVTLRPHVENLAELKIEVVASSGHNKNGALCVFVNCITPQIITSFELEGCLDVWTVYDDASKKSTRHDHHDFMILSQRSSSLVLQTGDEINEIENTGFSCQQPTIFVGNLGQNRFIIQATTRNVRLLQGTRLIQNVPIDVGSPVVQVSTADPYVCLRVLNGQVITLALRETKGSPRLAINKNTISSVPAVIAIAAYKDISGLFTAKSDDVLNLTGSNGNSLYAGLGYMKAEPHMKIEDEEDLLYGESGNAFKMNSLADLAKQSKQKNTDWWRRLLPQIKPSYWLITARESGTLEIYSMPDMKLMYLVNDVGNGGMVLSDSMEFVPVPLSNQENSKTGILLNCMPQHANSPLALEISMVGLGNQGMRPLLLIRTRLELLIYQVFRYPKGHLKIRFRKLETLNMLDVQPTSMEVDDLESELESYNLQERYVSKLRYFANISGHNGVMVCGVNPHFLFLTSKGELRVHKFYGNGVVRSFAPFNNVNCPFGFLYFDHTAELKISVLPTYLTYDSIWPVRKVPLRCTPRQIVYHRENRVYCLITQTEEPTNKYYRFNGEDKELTEENKGERFIYPSASKFAMVLMSPETWEIVPDASIQFEEWEHVTAFKIVKLAYEGTRSGLKEYLCIGTNFNYSEDITSRGNIHIYDIIEVVPEPGKPLTKFKLKEVFKKEQKGPVSAISDVLGFLVTALGQKIYLWQLKDDDLIGVAFIDTNIYVHQIISVKSLILIADVYKSVSLLRFQEEFRTLSLASRDFNHLQVYNIEFMVDNNNLGFLVTDADKNLIVYMYQPESRESIGGQKLLRKSDYHLGQAVNTMFRVQCHQRGQHQRQPFLYENKHLVFFGTLDGALGYCLPLPEKVYRRFLMLQNVLLSYQEHLGGLNPKEFRTVKSSKKLSLNPCRCIIDGDLIWTYTMMSTAEKNEVAKKIGTRTEEILADLLDIERIASVF
- the LOC105224531 gene encoding nucleolar protein 9 is translated as MESEVNGFAVDQNKKRQRKKKKNSRFLRNAKGFAKQGIYGRGTHIDDDQYNYFINILDAMKNGFEDVEEKVNMANNVFAQTNEQEIHLASNQIVCKVLESLIGFVDAENLERFFNVFADNFRPICSDRFASHVLQKMVEIAFLRALGKASLKNAGEADDNTNAADQPSAPKRLKTEVTAFSEESYNAESDFSADHRKQCSKFVDRVSKFLLNNLEDFVWDPCANHIMRTSILSLAGVHVAKVAFEKGGADMAKNRKLYNVPDEWLDVLKEFPQRLEMWPQFSDFPYQELSSALLGVICIALRATDKQLLKHFGKKILMEAFLKVEQSDEEKDKKIEILDDDEESSEKVEEVASKNAEGAEEEKPTVKLPKVFEYQSSVILLETLITIAGPKLLTQLYAMLFTGRLSLLAKEQLTNFAVQKLLQHIKEKEDFENVFNELVNDIEDLLKIGHTGVVETLVGACLRIGSKQAQSIVSLQTALHTPANDKQKVKSFFHCLIKLKPYEVTNADNSAFVHLHGSLIVQHILRFNKPIFLVNCILDTPAEQLVTIFNTPNGSHIVDAFLQSKYIGEKSREKFIRYMEGFYVDLATSKFGSRVVDSCFVAAQETQKARIVKELADKTNMLKSTPFGRLLYNKFRVETYRLSATQWKASFHANKEQRVDKLFKDIVN